From the genome of Blastocatellia bacterium, one region includes:
- the murI gene encoding glutamate racemase yields MPSDLSSENPQSAIRNPQSAIRADSPIGIFDSGVGGLTVFRALERRLPNESLIYLGDTARVPYGTRSVQTVERYATEDAGFIRSKNVKAIVVACNTASAMAANRLRETLDVPVLGVIGPGARRAVAATRSGYVGVIATEGTVASGAYERAMLALNPRLEVISRACPLFVPLAEEGWLDHPVTRQVAEEYLTEMRASRVDTLVLGCTHYPILRPLIDEVMGDHIAFIDSGEAVADEVAHLLESGGLLRQSSAPRTSRFYVTDAAIRFRRVAELFLGRPLEAVETVELGTI; encoded by the coding sequence ATGCCTTCCGATCTCTCATCCGAAAATCCGCAATCCGCAATCCGCAATCCGCAATCCGCAATCCGCGCTGATTCGCCCATCGGCATCTTTGACTCGGGGGTCGGCGGGCTCACGGTCTTTCGCGCCCTCGAACGCCGGCTGCCCAATGAGAGCTTGATCTATCTCGGCGACACGGCGCGCGTGCCTTACGGGACACGGTCTGTGCAGACCGTCGAACGTTACGCTACCGAAGACGCCGGCTTCATCCGCTCAAAAAACGTCAAAGCCATCGTCGTTGCCTGCAATACGGCATCGGCAATGGCGGCGAACCGCCTGCGCGAAACCCTGGACGTGCCGGTGCTCGGCGTCATCGGCCCGGGGGCGCGCCGCGCCGTCGCAGCGACCCGTAGCGGTTATGTCGGCGTTATCGCCACCGAAGGGACGGTGGCAAGCGGCGCTTATGAACGGGCGATGCTGGCGCTCAACCCGCGGTTGGAAGTGATCTCGCGGGCCTGCCCGCTGTTCGTGCCGCTTGCCGAAGAGGGCTGGCTCGACCACCCCGTGACGCGTCAGGTCGCCGAAGAATACCTGACCGAGATGCGCGCCAGCCGCGTTGACACGCTGGTCCTCGGCTGCACGCATTATCCGATCCTGCGCCCGCTGATCGATGAAGTGATGGGCGATCATATCGCCTTCATCGATTCCGGCGAAGCGGTCGCCGACGAAGTCGCGCACCTGCTCGAATCGGGCGGCCTGCTGCGCCAGAGCAGCGCGCCGCGCACCAGCCGTTTTTATGTGACCGACGCGGCGATTCGCTTTCGCCGCGTCGCCGAGTTATTCTTAGGGCGACCGTTGGAAGCGGTCGAGACTGTGGAATTGGGGACGATCTAA
- a CDS encoding DUF4129 domain-containing protein — protein MKRAALILLFIGSVASATAAETLLKYENRVARAVEQVARIKSDADYEMPGVEHIKELLPRREQIEHEGKRLPVDNAWLHTALDAYQVEANPQNKTTRLGDIGDQLAALDAALIRAAETTPDASGGQQARARLRDILNRPEYHEKEESRLSAFIRKVKTKVMTFLAEIWEAFWRMLGKVFGSGAQGSLISKIVVIAALGAFLYFGIRIAMQIKPRRKKARKRTVLGEEIEAGTTPTDLFDAAMAAARAGDFRVAVRKLYISLLYELNERNLIEIEESATNHEYLARLATYAPLVPPVREMTDRFDLSWYGLFPTSADEFSAYLARYNEALQRAKTLTPEAAK, from the coding sequence ATGAAACGAGCCGCGCTCATCCTATTGTTCATCGGCAGCGTCGCATCGGCCACCGCGGCAGAGACCTTGCTCAAATACGAGAACCGCGTCGCCCGCGCTGTCGAGCAGGTCGCTCGCATCAAGAGTGACGCCGATTACGAAATGCCCGGCGTCGAGCATATCAAGGAACTCCTGCCGCGCCGCGAGCAGATCGAACATGAAGGCAAACGGCTCCCGGTAGATAACGCCTGGCTGCACACCGCGCTTGACGCTTACCAGGTGGAGGCCAATCCGCAAAATAAAACCACCAGGCTTGGCGACATCGGCGATCAGTTAGCAGCACTCGATGCCGCCTTGATCCGCGCCGCTGAAACTACGCCCGATGCGAGCGGCGGTCAGCAGGCGCGCGCCCGGCTGCGCGATATTCTCAACCGCCCCGAATACCACGAGAAGGAAGAGAGCCGCCTATCGGCTTTTATCAGGAAGGTCAAAACCAAGGTCATGACCTTCCTGGCGGAAATATGGGAAGCCTTCTGGCGCATGCTCGGCAAAGTTTTCGGCTCCGGCGCGCAGGGCAGCTTGATCTCGAAGATTGTCGTGATCGCCGCGCTTGGGGCGTTCCTCTACTTCGGCATTCGCATCGCGATGCAGATCAAGCCGCGGCGGAAAAAGGCGCGCAAGCGGACGGTGCTTGGCGAGGAGATCGAAGCCGGCACGACACCCACCGACCTGTTCGATGCGGCGATGGCGGCGGCGCGCGCCGGTGATTTCCGGGTTGCCGTGCGCAAGCTCTACATCTCGCTGCTTTATGAGCTGAACGAGCGCAACCTGATTGAGATCGAAGAGAGCGCGACGAATCACGAATACCTGGCGCGGCTGGCGACCTATGCGCCGCTCGTGCCGCCGGTGCGCGAGATGACCGACCGCTTCGACCTCTCCTGGTACGGCCTGTTCCCGACCTCTGCCGACGAGTTTTCGGCCTATCTGGCGCGCTATAATGAAGCCTTGCAGCGCGCCAAAACGCTCACGCCGGAAGCGGCAAAATAG
- a CDS encoding penicillin acylase family protein, whose protein sequence is MMKRTLLAVVFVALVMPLGAPSLPKTAARDEATIYRDEFGIPHVFAPTLESACYAIGYAQAEDRLEELLKNYRRANGTMAEVFGPEAYRQDLMQRLMRHEAVSRERYNQVSPKMRACIESYQDGIRAFMKEHPEQVPSWAQEIHPWDVIALGRYIIFGWPIGEAGGDLIRAGIQPDPMAYRGSNEMLIAPSRTAMNAPIAVIDPHLSWYGEFRFYQVRIYAGDYNVSGVSILGVPLPSLGHSRYCSVAMTTGGPDTSDIFEEELNPANPRQYRYDGQWRDMTVRKEKIRVKDGDKVADKEIEIEYTHHGPIVAHKNGKAYAMAIPYAEEVGLTDQAYEMMSARNLDQMKQAMGHLQLMAQNVMVGTVQGDIYYVRNGRVPVRAKGTDPGKPIPGNSSANEWQGLHPFSDLVQITNPPTGYMHNCNVTPCAMMKNSPLTPDKYAAHPYLYNADCKMPRHQRAEMMTDLLDAANKVTLEQAIDIAFNPTVYHAEMWQARLKKAIESPAKTALSADAMSVSDSILKWNRRSDADSEGALAFYAFKKSLPADVAKQYDPPDSVTDAQLIDAVNNAAKWLKENVGTTHAAYGQYFRVGREGGAKTWPVGGGSLNGGPNNVAMATPRAISFRPVGKEMVGVGGQTSTQIVVMSNPPKSYAIIPLGESDHKESGHWDDQAEKLFSKSKAYPSFFMDKPELLKHVTATKVLRRSAPAQAARAGR, encoded by the coding sequence ATGATGAAACGAACGCTGCTTGCCGTTGTCTTCGTCGCGCTAGTGATGCCGCTCGGCGCGCCGTCGCTACCCAAGACCGCCGCCAGGGATGAGGCGACCATTTATCGCGATGAATTCGGTATTCCGCATGTGTTCGCGCCGACACTGGAATCGGCTTGCTATGCCATCGGCTATGCGCAGGCCGAAGACCGGCTGGAAGAACTGCTCAAGAATTATCGTCGCGCCAACGGCACGATGGCTGAAGTGTTCGGGCCGGAGGCTTACCGCCAGGACTTGATGCAGCGACTCATGCGGCACGAGGCCGTCAGCCGCGAGCGCTACAATCAGGTCAGCCCGAAGATGCGCGCTTGCATCGAGTCGTATCAAGACGGCATCCGCGCCTTTATGAAAGAGCATCCCGAACAGGTGCCGTCGTGGGCGCAGGAGATTCATCCGTGGGATGTCATCGCGCTCGGCCGCTATATCATCTTTGGCTGGCCGATTGGCGAAGCCGGCGGCGATTTAATTCGCGCGGGCATCCAGCCCGACCCGATGGCGTACCGGGGATCGAATGAGATGTTGATTGCGCCTTCGCGCACGGCAATGAATGCGCCGATTGCGGTGATCGATCCGCACCTGAGCTGGTACGGCGAGTTCCGCTTCTATCAGGTGCGCATCTATGCCGGCGATTACAACGTCAGCGGCGTCTCCATCCTCGGCGTGCCGCTGCCGAGCCTCGGCCACAGCCGCTACTGCTCGGTGGCGATGACGACGGGCGGGCCGGACACCTCGGACATCTTTGAGGAAGAGTTGAACCCGGCCAACCCGCGCCAGTACCGCTATGACGGCCAGTGGCGCGACATGACGGTGCGCAAAGAAAAGATCCGCGTGAAAGACGGCGACAAGGTGGCCGACAAAGAGATCGAGATCGAATACACGCATCACGGCCCCATCGTCGCGCACAAGAACGGCAAAGCCTACGCGATGGCGATACCTTACGCCGAAGAGGTCGGGCTCACCGATCAAGCCTACGAGATGATGTCAGCGCGCAACCTCGACCAGATGAAGCAAGCGATGGGGCATCTGCAATTGATGGCGCAGAACGTCATGGTCGGGACGGTGCAGGGCGACATTTACTATGTCCGCAACGGGCGCGTGCCGGTGCGCGCCAAAGGCACGGATCCCGGCAAGCCGATTCCCGGCAACTCGTCGGCAAACGAATGGCAGGGCCTGCACCCGTTCAGTGATCTTGTGCAAATCACCAACCCGCCTACGGGCTACATGCATAATTGCAACGTCACGCCGTGCGCGATGATGAAGAACAGCCCGCTGACGCCCGACAAGTATGCGGCGCACCCTTACCTTTACAACGCCGACTGCAAGATGCCGCGCCACCAGCGCGCCGAGATGATGACCGATCTGCTCGACGCCGCTAACAAGGTGACGCTCGAACAGGCGATAGACATCGCCTTCAACCCGACGGTGTATCACGCAGAGATGTGGCAGGCGCGCTTGAAGAAAGCCATTGAAAGCCCGGCAAAGACGGCGCTCTCTGCGGACGCCATGTCCGTCTCTGACTCGATATTGAAATGGAATCGCCGCTCGGATGCCGACTCGGAAGGCGCGCTGGCTTTTTACGCTTTTAAGAAAAGTCTGCCTGCGGACGTGGCCAAGCAATATGACCCGCCCGATAGCGTCACCGACGCGCAGTTGATTGACGCGGTGAACAACGCCGCCAAGTGGCTCAAAGAGAATGTCGGCACGACCCACGCCGCCTATGGACAATACTTCCGCGTCGGGCGCGAGGGTGGCGCGAAGACATGGCCGGTCGGCGGCGGCTCGCTCAACGGCGGCCCGAATAATGTGGCGATGGCGACGCCGCGCGCCATCTCGTTCAGGCCGGTCGGCAAAGAGATGGTCGGCGTCGGCGGCCAAACCTCGACGCAGATCGTCGTGATGTCGAACCCGCCGAAGTCTTACGCCATCATCCCGCTCGGCGAGAGCGACCATAAAGAGAGCGGCCACTGGGACGACCAGGCCGAAAAGCTCTTTAGCAAGAGCAAGGCTTATCCGTCATTCTTCATGGACAAGCCGGAACTGCTGAAGCACGTCACGGCGACGAAAGTGCTGCGCCGCTCGGCACCGGCACAGGCGGCCCGCGCTGGTCGTTGA
- a CDS encoding enoyl-CoA hydratase, translating into MAASDKIQVTLEGGIKRITINRPERRNAVDTETIELLHEAIQRSAEDDSRVLILTGAGDAFCAGADLQISDGRDIRNVDVTASLREHTNPTIIAMRKLAKPIIARVHGHAVGVGCNYALACDLLIASEQAKFAQIFVKIGLMPDGGSTYFLPRLVGYHKAFELMATGDIISAREAMSLGLVNRVVAYEELDATVDAMATRLAASPGIALAKIKAGLNHGETGDLASALDFEAVNQAACFGSEDFREGVAAFLEKRKADFKGK; encoded by the coding sequence ATGGCGGCGAGCGACAAGATACAGGTGACGCTCGAAGGCGGCATCAAGCGCATCACCATCAACCGGCCAGAGCGCCGTAACGCCGTTGATACCGAAACCATCGAGCTGCTGCACGAAGCGATTCAACGCTCTGCCGAAGATGATAGCCGCGTCCTTATCCTGACCGGCGCCGGCGATGCTTTCTGCGCCGGCGCCGACCTGCAAATCTCTGACGGGCGCGACATCCGCAACGTCGATGTGACCGCGTCGCTGCGCGAGCATACCAACCCGACCATCATCGCCATGCGCAAGCTGGCCAAGCCCATCATTGCGCGAGTTCACGGCCACGCGGTCGGGGTGGGGTGCAACTACGCGCTCGCCTGTGACCTGCTGATCGCTTCGGAACAGGCCAAATTCGCCCAGATTTTCGTGAAAATCGGCCTGATGCCCGATGGCGGCTCGACCTACTTTCTGCCGCGCCTTGTCGGCTATCACAAAGCCTTCGAGCTGATGGCGACCGGCGACATCATCAGCGCGCGCGAGGCCATGAGCCTCGGCCTGGTCAACCGCGTCGTGGCTTATGAAGAGCTGGACGCCACGGTGGATGCGATGGCCACGCGCCTGGCCGCTTCGCCTGGGATCGCGCTGGCGAAGATCAAGGCGGGCCTCAATCACGGCGAGACCGGCGACCTGGCGTCGGCGCTGGATTTCGAGGCGGTGAATCAAGCGGCCTGTTTCGGCTCGGAAGATTTTCGCGAAGGCGTCGCGGCCTTCCTCGAAAAACGCAAGGCGGACTTCAAGGGTAAGTAA
- a CDS encoding c-type cytochrome yields the protein MWSRRLQGLVAALSFALIAALCSVRAFEAQEKRAAVDAEKIFMHECKDCHGEDGRGRMHGQPDFTNSKWQANVTDELMFKTIKFGREPMPFYVGALSDDEINALVRYIRSLAAARPPTESQTRASLSSVNTCVSCHQQSGDGSVALFSQSVHSRNAITCVACHGGDYKARDKAAAHAVNFIGKPSAVEQLKICGACHEQPAAEFKSSLHFPKNFEVPRLSCGDCHGAHSVGSAARARDFSFAVFCTNCHGLEYLPELPAAFRGLLQVADDENRALARYRAWGREPSGELLDRRREVRRRIGGLIHKTDLQRGVEQAPEIMKLHESFKSLSNTPHQ from the coding sequence ATGTGGTCACGACGTTTGCAAGGGCTGGTCGCCGCGTTGAGCTTTGCTTTGATCGCCGCGCTCTGCTCTGTCCGCGCCTTCGAGGCGCAGGAAAAGCGCGCCGCGGTGGACGCCGAAAAGATCTTCATGCACGAATGTAAAGACTGTCACGGCGAAGACGGGCGCGGACGGATGCATGGCCAGCCCGACTTCACCAACTCGAAGTGGCAGGCAAACGTCACCGACGAACTGATGTTCAAGACGATCAAATTCGGCAGAGAGCCGATGCCGTTTTATGTCGGCGCGCTGAGCGACGACGAGATCAACGCGCTCGTCCGTTACATCCGCTCGCTTGCGGCAGCCAGGCCGCCGACTGAATCACAGACCCGTGCGTCATTGTCATCGGTGAACACCTGCGTCTCTTGCCATCAACAGAGCGGTGACGGCAGCGTGGCGCTCTTTAGTCAGAGCGTTCATTCGCGCAACGCCATCACCTGCGTTGCCTGTCACGGCGGCGATTACAAAGCCCGCGACAAAGCGGCGGCGCACGCTGTGAACTTTATCGGCAAGCCGTCAGCGGTCGAACAGTTGAAAATCTGCGGCGCATGTCACGAGCAGCCGGCCGCGGAGTTTAAGAGCAGCCTGCACTTCCCGAAAAACTTCGAGGTGCCGCGCCTGTCGTGCGGCGATTGTCACGGCGCGCACTCGGTCGGGTCGGCAGCGCGGGCACGCGACTTCAGCTTCGCGGTCTTTTGCACGAACTGTCACGGGCTGGAGTATCTGCCGGAACTGCCGGCGGCGTTTCGCGGCCTCTTGCAGGTCGCCGACGACGAGAACCGCGCGCTGGCGCGCTACCGCGCCTGGGGCCGCGAGCCGTCGGGCGAACTACTCGACCGTCGCCGCGAGGTTCGCCGCCGTATCGGTGGTCTGATTCACAAAACCGATTTGCAGCGCGGCGTCGAGCAGGCGCCGGAAATCATGAAACTCCACGAGAGCTTCAAGAGCTTGAGTAACACCCCGCATCAATAA
- a CDS encoding MFS transporter, which yields MSIRNKASFALWVLFGINLMNFFDRQLLGAVGETLRNEWQLSDTALGTLGTAFTLLYAAVGLPLGRLTDRFTRTWIMSAGVFVWSLFTAVSGLAQNYTQMFAMRLGVGVGEASCAPAGASLIGDLFPASRRGKALAIFMLGLPFGVAAGFAVGGWVTKYWGWRPSFYIAAIPGIIFAGLALLIKEPRRGASETHAISGAKREGSPFLLVLSIPTMWWIILSGALHNFNMYAVGSFISPFLQRVYHLDALNAGMISMLTYGLSGVPGLILGGIAGDAIMRRRANGRLLVGAICVLLAVPLVYLALTRPAGATVSFTVLLFIGWALMYVYYATVYSTIQDVIEPSLRGTAMALYFFAMYVLGASLGPVGMGYLSSHYTMKAAQAAGVTETTFEALRPFAPQGLHSALFIIPLLGLLLAIVLFAGSRTVTKDMERLQRWMRDASGSTPLAEAAKAEAAK from the coding sequence ATGTCGATAAGGAACAAAGCGAGCTTCGCGTTATGGGTGCTGTTCGGCATCAACCTGATGAACTTTTTCGACCGCCAGCTTCTCGGCGCGGTCGGCGAGACCTTGCGCAACGAGTGGCAACTGAGCGATACGGCGCTCGGCACCCTGGGCACCGCCTTCACGCTGCTCTATGCCGCCGTCGGCCTGCCGCTGGGCCGGTTGACCGACCGCTTTACGCGCACCTGGATTATGTCGGCAGGCGTCTTCGTCTGGAGCCTGTTCACGGCAGTTTCGGGCCTGGCGCAGAACTACACGCAGATGTTCGCCATGCGGCTCGGCGTCGGCGTCGGCGAAGCGAGCTGCGCGCCGGCGGGCGCATCGCTGATCGGCGACCTGTTCCCGGCCTCCAGGCGTGGCAAGGCGCTGGCAATCTTCATGCTCGGCCTGCCCTTCGGCGTCGCGGCGGGCTTTGCCGTCGGCGGCTGGGTGACCAAGTACTGGGGCTGGCGACCATCTTTCTACATCGCTGCGATACCCGGAATCATTTTTGCCGGGCTCGCTTTGTTGATTAAAGAGCCGCGGCGCGGCGCGTCGGAAACCCATGCGATCAGCGGCGCCAAGCGCGAAGGCTCGCCCTTTCTGCTGGTGCTATCGATCCCGACGATGTGGTGGATTATTCTGTCGGGGGCGCTGCACAACTTCAACATGTACGCCGTCGGCTCATTCATTTCGCCCTTCTTGCAGCGCGTCTATCATTTGGACGCGCTGAATGCGGGCATGATCTCGATGCTGACGTATGGGCTTTCAGGCGTGCCGGGATTGATCCTCGGCGGCATTGCCGGCGACGCGATCATGCGACGGCGAGCGAATGGCCGGCTGCTGGTCGGCGCGATTTGCGTGTTGTTAGCCGTGCCGCTGGTCTACCTTGCCCTGACCCGGCCCGCCGGCGCGACGGTGAGCTTCACGGTGCTGCTGTTCATCGGCTGGGCGTTGATGTATGTCTATTACGCGACGGTCTATTCGACGATTCAAGATGTCATCGAGCCGTCGCTGCGCGGCACGGCAATGGCGCTCTACTTTTTTGCGATGTATGTCCTCGGCGCATCGCTCGGCCCTGTTGGCATGGGCTATCTGAGTAGCCACTACACGATGAAAGCGGCGCAGGCGGCAGGCGTGACCGAAACGACGTTTGAGGCCCTGCGCCCGTTTGCCCCGCAAGGCTTACACTCGGCGCTATTCATCATTCCGCTGCTCGGCCTGTTGCTGGCGATTGTCTTGTTTGCCGGCTCGCGCACGGTGACTAAGGACATGGAGCGTTTGCAGCGCTGGATGCGTGACGCCTCAGGCTCGACACCGCTGGCGGAAGCGGCGAAGGCCGAAGCCGCGAAGTGA
- a CDS encoding PAS domain S-box protein: MSLNDSAEQLTEAQRLRQASQRLASLLEAADAARREAEHRADALQKQADLIDQSSDALLIWELGGGLTFWNRAAEQLYGFSSAEALGRVSHQLLQTVHPVTVQAFESQLAEQGQWEGELRHLTKDGRRITVESRCKAVSQNGRTYVLESNRDITERTRMEAALRESEERFSKAFAAGPLAMTITSLRSGRLLEVNETFTRLSGFTREEAVGRTTLELGVWANPVDREAELALVSGQGQVRRIKYRFRMKDGTQLIGLLSAERLDIGGEPCALTVIENITERERAEAELRENEERLRLALEAGQVGTWDWDVTNDHVTWSDATYRFHGLNRGEFGGRVEDFAGLIHADDRERINATIGAALESKEPYSAEMRIVWPDGSVRWIATNGKALFDADGKPVRMLGATVDITERKLAEQALIEADRRKDEFLAMLAHELRNPLAPIRNAAQLLRRDAPSDSELQWAREVIDRQVEHLARLVDDLLDVSRITEGKITLKKEKIDLISIVGRAMETSRPLIDARKHRLTVALPEQPLRLEGDTTRLTQVVSNLLHNAAKFTPEGGQIWLAAEAVAGQVVLRVRDNGVGIPQDLLPHVFDLFRQADHSLDHSAGGLGLGLTLVRRLLELHGGKVEAYSEGAGRGSEFVVWLPALADNFEAMADNPEVGGLREAARYRVLVVDDNIDSAESMALLLELHGHQVRMAHDGPAALAAAHSFWPQVVVLDIGLPGMDGYEVARQLRADSRMQNVMLIAMTGYGQIEDHKRSMRAGFDHHLVKPLDLEVLQAIIVSDAQISGQRSKQT; this comes from the coding sequence ATGTCCCTCAATGATTCGGCTGAACAGTTGACCGAGGCGCAACGGCTCCGGCAAGCGAGCCAGAGACTTGCCTCGTTATTGGAGGCGGCGGACGCGGCTCGGCGCGAGGCCGAACACCGCGCGGACGCCTTGCAGAAACAGGCCGACCTGATCGATCAGTCGTCGGATGCGCTGTTGATCTGGGAGCTGGGCGGCGGCCTGACGTTCTGGAACCGCGCCGCCGAGCAACTCTACGGCTTCAGCAGCGCCGAGGCGTTGGGGCGCGTCTCGCATCAACTTTTGCAAACCGTTCACCCCGTGACGGTACAGGCGTTCGAAAGCCAGCTCGCCGAGCAAGGCCAGTGGGAAGGTGAGCTGCGACATCTCACTAAAGACGGGCGGCGAATCACCGTCGAAAGTCGCTGCAAGGCCGTCAGCCAGAACGGGCGCACTTACGTGTTGGAATCCAATCGCGACATCACCGAGCGCACGCGCATGGAGGCGGCGCTGCGCGAAAGCGAAGAGCGTTTCTCGAAGGCTTTTGCCGCCGGCCCGCTGGCGATGACGATCACCTCGTTGCGCAGCGGGCGGCTGCTGGAGGTCAACGAGACGTTCACGCGGCTGTCAGGATTCACGCGCGAAGAGGCGGTCGGGCGCACGACGCTGGAGCTTGGCGTCTGGGCCAATCCGGTTGACCGCGAAGCTGAGCTGGCCCTGGTCTCCGGGCAGGGTCAGGTGCGCCGGATCAAGTACCGCTTCCGCATGAAAGACGGCACGCAGTTGATCGGCTTGCTGTCAGCCGAGCGCCTGGACATCGGCGGCGAGCCATGCGCGCTGACCGTGATCGAGAACATCACCGAGCGCGAGCGCGCTGAAGCCGAGCTACGCGAGAATGAGGAACGGTTGCGCCTGGCGCTCGAAGCCGGACAGGTCGGCACCTGGGATTGGGACGTCACTAACGATCATGTCACGTGGTCGGATGCGACTTACCGCTTTCACGGTTTGAATCGCGGGGAATTCGGCGGGCGCGTCGAAGATTTTGCGGGGCTCATCCACGCGGACGACCGCGAGCGCATCAACGCGACGATTGGCGCGGCGCTTGAAAGTAAGGAGCCTTACTCAGCGGAGATGCGCATCGTCTGGCCGGATGGCAGCGTCCGCTGGATCGCCACCAACGGCAAAGCCCTCTTTGACGCCGACGGCAAGCCTGTGCGTATGCTCGGCGCGACGGTGGACATCACTGAGCGCAAGCTTGCCGAGCAAGCCTTGATCGAAGCCGACCGCCGCAAGGACGAGTTCCTGGCGATGCTGGCCCACGAGCTGCGAAACCCGCTCGCCCCTATCCGCAACGCCGCGCAATTGCTGCGGCGCGACGCGCCATCTGACTCGGAGCTTCAATGGGCACGAGAAGTGATTGACCGTCAGGTCGAGCATCTGGCGCGGCTGGTCGATGACCTGCTCGACGTGTCGCGCATCACCGAAGGCAAGATCACCCTCAAGAAAGAGAAAATCGATCTCATCAGCATCGTCGGTCGCGCGATGGAAACCAGCCGCCCGCTGATTGACGCCCGCAAGCACCGCCTGACGGTGGCGCTGCCTGAGCAGCCTTTGCGATTAGAAGGCGACACCACGCGGCTGACACAGGTGGTGTCGAACCTGCTGCACAACGCCGCCAAGTTCACGCCCGAAGGCGGGCAAATCTGGCTGGCCGCCGAAGCCGTCGCCGGGCAGGTGGTCTTGCGCGTGCGCGACAACGGTGTGGGCATCCCGCAGGATTTGTTGCCGCACGTCTTCGATCTCTTCCGGCAAGCCGACCATTCGCTGGATCACTCGGCGGGCGGGCTGGGGCTCGGCCTGACGCTGGTGCGCCGCCTGCTTGAGCTGCATGGCGGCAAGGTCGAAGCCTACAGCGAAGGCGCAGGGCGCGGCAGTGAGTTCGTCGTGTGGCTGCCGGCGCTGGCTGATAACTTCGAAGCGATGGCGGATAACCCAGAGGTCGGCGGCTTGCGCGAAGCAGCACGCTACCGTGTGCTGGTCGTTGATGACAACATCGATTCGGCGGAAAGTATGGCGCTGCTGCTTGAGCTTCATGGGCACCAGGTGCGGATGGCCCACGACGGGCCGGCGGCGCTCGCGGCAGCGCACAGCTTCTGGCCTCAAGTGGTGGTCCTGGACATCGGCCTGCCGGGGATGGATGGCTACGAGGTCGCGAGGCAACTGCGAGCCGACAGCCGAATGCAAAACGTCATGCTGATCGCCATGACCGGGTATGGACAGATCGAAGACCATAAACGCTCGATGCGCGCAGGCTTCGACCACCACCTGGTCAAGCCCTTAGACCTTGAGGTGCTGCAAGCCATCATCGTTTCTGACGCCCAGATCAGCGGCCAGCGGTCGAAGCAGACTTAG
- a CDS encoding heavy metal-binding domain-containing protein has protein sequence MGLGLRLSIIFLGTTLAAQAALSADPRPVTLTPQQSREIVPSSDGYTCVMHPEVRTAKPGKCPKCQMTLVAVTPENPDAFDLRMEATPRAPRPDEPLKLRFAIFNPRTGQQVKDFQITHDKLYHLFIVSQDMNEFQHIHPDFQGDGSFTVETRLPRAGLYKVYSDFYPSDGTPQVLQQHIATAGYKADLVGAMAHLVADTSFVKTVDGIKVELKLEPEQLIAGQPVALKYHLSDAKTGAPVRDLVPYLGAMGHTLILSEDQADYVHSHPEEEIAPEADRSKVRGGPDVTFNAFMPRPGNYRIWTQFQRGDRLSTVSFTIHAEPLH, from the coding sequence ATGGGACTCGGGCTTCGATTATCAATCATCTTCCTGGGCACAACTCTGGCCGCTCAGGCCGCGTTGTCGGCTGACCCGCGACCGGTCACGCTGACGCCGCAGCAATCACGCGAGATCGTGCCTTCGTCAGACGGCTACACTTGCGTCATGCACCCGGAAGTGCGCACGGCGAAGCCGGGCAAATGTCCGAAGTGCCAGATGACGCTGGTGGCGGTGACGCCCGAAAATCCCGACGCCTTCGACCTGCGGATGGAAGCGACGCCGCGCGCGCCGCGCCCCGATGAGCCGCTGAAGCTGCGCTTTGCCATCTTCAATCCGAGGACCGGCCAGCAGGTGAAGGATTTTCAGATCACTCACGACAAGCTCTATCACCTGTTCATCGTCAGCCAGGATATGAACGAGTTTCAGCACATCCACCCGGATTTCCAGGGCGACGGCTCGTTCACCGTCGAAACCCGCTTGCCGCGGGCCGGGCTGTACAAAGTCTATTCGGACTTTTACCCGAGCGATGGCACGCCGCAGGTCTTGCAGCAGCACATTGCCACCGCCGGCTATAAAGCTGATCTCGTCGGCGCGATGGCTCATCTGGTCGCCGACACCTCATTCGTCAAGACGGTTGACGGCATAAAGGTTGAGCTGAAGCTAGAGCCCGAGCAGTTGATCGCCGGCCAGCCTGTGGCTTTGAAGTATCACTTGAGCGACGCGAAGACCGGCGCGCCGGTGCGTGATCTGGTGCCGTATCTGGGCGCGATGGGCCACACCTTGATCTTGAGCGAAGACCAGGCCGATTATGTCCACTCGCACCCCGAAGAAGAGATTGCGCCGGAGGCCGACAGGTCAAAAGTGCGCGGCGGCCCCGATGTGACCTTCAACGCCTTCATGCCGCGCCCAGGCAATTATCGTATCTGGACACAGTTCCAGCGCGGCGACCGCCTCTCGACGGTGTCGTTCACGATTCACGCCGAGCCGTTACATTGA